A region from the Eretmochelys imbricata isolate rEreImb1 chromosome 16, rEreImb1.hap1, whole genome shotgun sequence genome encodes:
- the EGFL7 gene encoding epidermal growth factor-like protein 7 — translation MGQMQPWSKRAQLHRRSWIWPHGGVFRAHSLPAFLHLPSGLIPRCFMPVVFTLCGTRCLLSSRRVCSVEMQKRAASYVESHVQPVYQPYLTTCQGHWLCSSYRTTYKVAYRLAYRRFSQPMYMCCPGWRRANAHAVGCSKAICRVPCQNGGSCSAPDRCTCPPGWRGKSCQTDVDECAGPRHGCSQHCVNTRGSYGCACRAGHRLSADGKSCHASAPPTETEASAFPALNRSGASSEMKEEMQALRSRVEVLEQKLQLLLAPFHNLMPSAADDVSTDPISQLFYALRQLDRIESLSEQISFLEERLETCSCKNER, via the exons ATGGGCCAAATGCAGCCATGGAGTAAGAGGGCACAGTTGCACAGACGGAGCTGGATTTGGCCCCATGGAGGGGTTTTCAGAGCACATTCCTTACCTGCATTCCTACACCTGCCTTCGGGCCTGATTCCCCGTTGCTTTATGCCTGTCGTTTTCACTTTGTGTGGGACACGATGCCTTCTGTCTAGCCGCAGGGTGTGCTCTGTAGAGATGCAGAAGAGAGCCGCTTCGTATGTGGAGTCCCACGTGCAGCCTGTCTACCAGCCCTACCTCACAACGTGCCAGGGACACTGGCTCTGCAGTTCGTACAG AACCACATACAAGGTTGCCTATCGCCTGGCCTACAGGAGGTTTTCCCAGCCCATGTATATGTGCTGCCCCGGATGGAGACGGGCAAATGCCCATGCAGTCGGATGCAGCAAAG CCATTTGCAGGGTGCCCTGTCAAAATGGAGGGAGCTGCTCAGCCCCAGACAGATGCACCTGTCCCCCAGGCTGGAGGGGGAAATCCTGCCAGACAG ATGTGGATGAATGCGCTGGCCCGCGCCATGGCTGCAGCCAGCATTGTGTCAACACGCGTGGGAGCTATGGCTGTGCCTGTCGGGCTGGGCACAGGCTTTCCGCTGATGGGAAATCATGCCATGCTTCGGCACCGCCCACTGAGACAGAGGCCTCTGCCTTCCCCGCCCTCAATCGATCAG GCGCCTCCAGTGAAATGAAGGAAGAAATGCAAGCCCTCAGGAGCCGGGTGGAAGTGCTGGAGCAG AAACTCCAGTTACTCTTGGCTCCATTCCATAACCTCATGCCATCAGCCGCGGATGATGTCAGCACCGACCCCATCAGCCAGCTGTTCTACGCCCTGCGGCAGCTGGATAGAATTGAGTCCCTGAGTGAGCAGATCTCTTTCCTGGAGGAGCGACTGGAGACGT GTTCATGTAAGAACGAACGCTAA